One segment of Pasteurella skyensis DNA contains the following:
- a CDS encoding peptide MFS transporter — protein MSEVTIDNKINPKVLNHPAGLFVLFFTEMWERFSYYGMRALLVLFLVSALDEGGWAWSREDAGVLYAWYSSLVYFTPLIGGYIADRLTGARVAIVAGALLMTMGHLSLAIEIGEWTFYLGLTLLVLGNGLFKPNISTMVGDLYKKESKKDSAYTIFYMGINAGAFLGIMLCGYVGETVGWSYGFGLAGIFMLFGLLQFYFSKALFGKIGALHKKVEVKDTETTEVTKETLTLKEKDRLIAVGVFALFTIVFWWAFEQAGSSMTIFAKDYTQRVLVGEWATLFVWVNFFLTVVPVIIVTWVLGLLVKQTFSKIPVSNSFLMVSFVIIWGIVIWKLYGEFSSTDQIEVPSSWFGILNSFFIIACAPLVSKIWETKFNPSGPVKFAIAMVLLGAGFGFLSYGSMSIKSGVDAASVSMFWLIAAYFLHTMGELCLSPIGLSYVSKLSPKRFVGLMFGVWLFAAFIGNLLSGYTASAIDSLNESMGLSGFFLLFTIIPVGAAVVILAMSKFLKKRMHGVH, from the coding sequence ATGTCGGAAGTGACTATTGACAATAAGATTAATCCTAAGGTGTTAAATCACCCAGCAGGATTGTTTGTTTTATTTTTCACTGAAATGTGGGAACGTTTTAGTTACTATGGAATGCGTGCGTTATTAGTACTTTTCCTAGTTTCTGCATTAGATGAAGGTGGTTGGGCTTGGTCTCGTGAAGATGCAGGTGTGTTATATGCGTGGTACAGTTCACTGGTTTATTTTACTCCGTTGATTGGGGGGTATATTGCTGACCGTTTAACAGGGGCGAGAGTTGCCATTGTTGCAGGTGCATTGTTAATGACAATGGGGCATTTATCTCTTGCAATAGAAATTGGTGAGTGGACATTCTATCTTGGATTAACTTTACTTGTATTGGGTAATGGGCTATTTAAGCCAAATATCTCTACAATGGTGGGTGATCTTTATAAAAAAGAATCGAAAAAAGACAGTGCTTATACCATTTTCTATATGGGGATTAACGCTGGTGCATTTTTAGGTATTATGCTTTGTGGTTATGTAGGTGAAACTGTGGGTTGGTCTTATGGCTTCGGTTTAGCGGGTATCTTTATGTTATTCGGTTTACTACAATTCTACTTCTCTAAAGCATTATTTGGAAAAATTGGTGCTCTACACAAAAAAGTTGAGGTTAAAGATACAGAAACGACAGAAGTAACAAAAGAAACCCTTACATTAAAAGAAAAAGATCGCTTAATTGCGGTGGGTGTCTTTGCTTTATTTACTATTGTTTTCTGGTGGGCATTTGAACAAGCGGGTTCATCAATGACTATCTTTGCAAAAGACTATACCCAACGTGTTTTAGTTGGTGAATGGGCTACACTTTTCGTATGGGTAAACTTCTTCTTAACAGTAGTGCCAGTTATTATTGTTACTTGGGTTCTAGGATTACTCGTAAAACAAACTTTCTCAAAAATTCCAGTATCTAACAGCTTCTTAATGGTAAGCTTTGTGATTATTTGGGGAATTGTTATTTGGAAATTATATGGTGAGTTCAGTTCAACAGATCAGATTGAAGTACCTTCGTCTTGGTTTGGTATCTTAAACTCATTCTTTATCATTGCTTGTGCACCGTTGGTATCTAAGATTTGGGAAACAAAATTTAATCCATCAGGTCCAGTAAAATTTGCGATTGCAATGGTATTATTAGGCGCAGGATTTGGTTTCTTATCTTATGGTTCAATGAGTATTAAATCAGGTGTTGATGCTGCATCAGTATCAATGTTCTGGCTAATTGCTGCTTACTTCTTACATACAATGGGTGAGTTGTGTTTATCACCAATTGGTTTATCTTATGTAAGTAAATTATCACCAAAACGTTTTGTTGGTTTAATGTTTGGTGTTTGGTTATTTGCAGCATTTATCGGTAATCTATTATCTGGTTATACAGCAAGTGCTATCGATTCACTTAATGAGTCAATGGGATTATCAGGCTTCTTCCTACTCTTTACTATTATTCCAGTAGGAGCAGCAGTGGTTATTCTAGCAATGTCTAAATTCTTGAAAAAACGTATGCACGGTGTACATTAA
- the yceD gene encoding 23S rRNA accumulation protein YceD: protein MKTVKLPLTINPKKDAQHRLDYEGIFIKSSLNRLGELVSNVLSDAQIKLSLSIDPQGLTVLKGTAKVDVELECQRCSNPFSQTLDCTFSFSPVSNMDQADNLPEIYEPVELNKFGEINLLDTIVDELILNIPLVPKHSDEHCEVSVADMVFGEIPDEEEKKPNPFAVLANLKK from the coding sequence ATGAAAACGGTAAAACTACCCTTAACAATTAATCCTAAAAAAGATGCTCAGCATCGATTAGATTATGAAGGCATTTTTATAAAATCCTCCTTAAATCGATTGGGTGAACTTGTTAGTAATGTGCTAAGTGATGCACAAATAAAACTCTCGCTAAGCATAGATCCTCAAGGATTGACTGTACTTAAAGGTACAGCAAAAGTTGATGTTGAATTAGAATGCCAGCGTTGTAGTAATCCATTTTCACAAACACTAGACTGTACATTTAGTTTCAGTCCAGTATCAAATATGGATCAGGCGGACAATTTACCCGAAATTTATGAACCAGTGGAATTAAATAAATTTGGTGAAATAAATTTACTAGATACTATTGTAGATGAATTGATACTCAATATCCCTCTAGTCCCGAAACATAGTGATGAACACTGTGAAGTGTCCGTGGCGGATATGGTGTTTGGAGAAATTCCTGACGAGGAAGAAAAAAAACCAAACCCGTTCGCTGTATTAGCTAACTTAAAAAAATAA
- the ubiE gene encoding bifunctional demethylmenaquinone methyltransferase/2-methoxy-6-polyprenyl-1,4-benzoquinol methylase UbiE, which produces MKESNQYLSQQSHSDTSETTHFGFKTVAKEEKQQLVANVFHSVAGKYDLMNDLLSFGIHRVWKRFTIDCSGVRRGQKVLDLAGGTGDFSAKFSRLVGESGEVVLADINSSMLEVGREKLRNLGIVGNVSYVQANAEMLPFADNTFDCIVISFGLRNVTDKDKALRSMYRVLKPGGRLLVLEFSKPIFDPLGQAYNFYSFNILPQIGETVVNDGESYRYLAESIRMHPKQQELKEMMEQAGFESVNYYNLSAGIVALHRGYKF; this is translated from the coding sequence ATGAAAGAGTCTAATCAATATTTATCACAGCAAAGTCACAGCGATACATCGGAAACCACACACTTTGGGTTTAAAACTGTTGCAAAAGAAGAAAAACAGCAATTGGTCGCTAACGTTTTTCATAGTGTTGCAGGAAAGTATGATTTAATGAATGATCTACTTTCTTTTGGGATTCATCGAGTATGGAAACGCTTTACTATTGATTGTAGTGGTGTAAGAAGAGGGCAAAAAGTTCTTGATCTTGCTGGCGGAACAGGGGATTTTAGTGCTAAATTTTCTCGTTTGGTTGGAGAGTCAGGTGAAGTTGTATTGGCGGATATTAACAGCTCAATGTTAGAAGTTGGACGTGAGAAGCTACGCAATTTAGGTATTGTAGGTAACGTAAGTTATGTACAAGCTAATGCAGAAATGTTACCTTTTGCAGATAATACGTTTGACTGTATTGTTATTAGTTTTGGATTACGCAATGTCACAGATAAAGATAAAGCACTGCGTTCAATGTATCGAGTACTTAAACCTGGTGGGCGTTTATTAGTATTGGAGTTTTCAAAACCTATTTTTGACCCTCTTGGTCAAGCCTATAATTTCTATTCTTTTAATATTTTACCTCAAATTGGTGAGACGGTAGTGAATGATGGTGAAAGCTATCGCTACTTGGCTGAATCTATCCGAATGCATCCAAAACAGCAAGAATTAAAAGAGATGATGGAGCAAGCTGGCTTTGAGAGCGTTAACTATTATAACCTCAGTGCAGGTATTGTTGCTTTACACCGAGGTTATAAGTTTTAA
- the argS gene encoding arginine--tRNA ligase encodes MNIQQILSKKIQSAMVLAGAEQDCKAVIRQSGKPQFGDYQANGIMGAAKKLGLNPRDFAQKVLEQVNLEGIAEKLEIAGPGFINIFLKKEWLEKNAEKALSSKKLGIELNQQQTVVVDYSSPNVAKEMHVGHLRSTIIGDAVVRSLEFLGNNVIRANHVGDWGTQFGMLIAYLEKMENENATAMELSDLEAFYRDAKKHYDEDEVFAEKARNYVVKLQRGDEYCHTMWRKLVDITMFHNQQNYNRLNVTLTEKDVMGESLYNPMLPEIMEDLKAQGLAVEDKGAYVVFLDEFKNKDGDPLGVIVQKRDGGFLYTTTDIAAAKYRCHTLKADRALVFSDSRQAQHMQQAWLITRKAGYVPDSFSLEHHYFGMMLGKDGKPFKTRAGGTIRLADLLDEAETRADKLISEKNPNLTSDEKKAVVEAIAVGSVKYADLSKNRTTDYIFDWDNMLSFEGNTAPYIQYAYTRVRSIFNKANINPDSLEGTLALLEDKERSLVLKLLQFEESVTIVTKEGTPHVLCQYLYELAGTFSTFYEACPILNAEENVKQSRLKLAYLTAKTLKQGLDLLGIKTVEKM; translated from the coding sequence ATGAATATTCAACAAATTTTATCAAAAAAAATTCAATCCGCAATGGTTCTAGCTGGTGCGGAACAAGATTGTAAAGCTGTCATCCGTCAATCTGGAAAACCACAATTTGGTGATTATCAAGCCAATGGAATTATGGGGGCAGCAAAAAAATTAGGTTTAAACCCTCGTGATTTTGCTCAAAAAGTATTAGAACAAGTAAATTTAGAGGGTATTGCTGAAAAATTGGAGATTGCAGGTCCTGGATTTATCAATATTTTCTTGAAAAAAGAGTGGTTAGAAAAAAATGCTGAAAAAGCATTAAGTAGTAAAAAATTAGGTATTGAGTTAAATCAACAACAAACAGTTGTGGTGGATTATTCATCGCCAAATGTAGCAAAAGAAATGCACGTAGGACATTTGCGTTCAACGATTATTGGTGATGCTGTCGTTCGTTCATTAGAATTTTTAGGTAATAATGTTATTCGAGCTAATCACGTAGGTGATTGGGGAACACAATTTGGTATGCTGATCGCTTATCTTGAAAAAATGGAAAATGAGAATGCCACAGCGATGGAATTAAGCGATTTAGAAGCCTTTTATCGTGATGCAAAAAAACATTATGATGAAGATGAAGTTTTTGCAGAAAAAGCACGTAACTATGTGGTGAAACTACAACGTGGTGATGAATACTGCCATACGATGTGGCGTAAACTGGTTGATATTACAATGTTCCACAATCAGCAAAATTATAATCGTTTAAACGTTACCCTTACGGAAAAAGATGTAATGGGTGAAAGTTTATATAATCCTATGTTACCTGAAATTATGGAAGATTTAAAAGCACAAGGATTAGCGGTAGAAGATAAAGGTGCTTATGTTGTTTTCCTCGATGAATTTAAAAATAAAGATGGCGATCCACTAGGTGTGATTGTCCAAAAGCGTGATGGCGGATTTCTCTATACTACAACAGATATTGCTGCCGCAAAATATCGTTGCCACACATTGAAAGCAGATAGAGCATTAGTTTTTTCTGATTCTCGTCAAGCTCAACATATGCAACAGGCTTGGTTAATTACACGTAAAGCAGGCTATGTACCAGATAGTTTCAGTCTTGAACATCATTATTTTGGAATGATGTTAGGTAAAGATGGTAAACCATTTAAAACACGTGCGGGTGGTACAATTAGATTAGCGGATCTTCTTGATGAAGCAGAAACACGAGCAGATAAACTTATTTCAGAAAAAAATCCGAATTTAACATCAGATGAGAAAAAAGCAGTAGTAGAAGCAATTGCTGTAGGTTCTGTGAAATATGCAGATTTATCGAAAAACCGCACAACTGACTATATTTTCGACTGGGATAATATGTTAAGTTTTGAGGGTAATACAGCACCTTACATACAATATGCCTATACACGAGTTCGCTCAATTTTTAACAAAGCAAATATTAATCCTGATAGTCTTGAAGGAACGTTAGCTTTATTGGAAGATAAAGAGCGTTCACTGGTATTAAAATTATTACAATTTGAAGAGTCAGTCACAATCGTTACAAAAGAAGGGACTCCTCACGTTCTTTGTCAATATCTTTATGAGTTAGCAGGTACTTTCTCTACATTTTATGAAGCTTGCCCAATTTTAAATGCTGAAGAAAATGTAAAACAAAGTCGTTTGAAACTGGCTTATTTAACGGCTAAAACCTTGAAACAAGGATTAGATCTGTTAGGTATTAAAACAGTTGAAAAAATGTAG
- a CDS encoding glycine zipper 2TM domain-containing protein translates to MKKLGLTFALITSVGIVGCANQDVYGGNVYTGSQAKEARSISYGKIVAVRDVLIQARSEGVVGGIGGGALGGVLGSTIGGGKGRDVAAAVGAIAGAVIGTKAEQKMNQVDSMELVIRKDNGKEIVVVQKKEAGFVAGKRVRIVGSSSDLNVSLL, encoded by the coding sequence ATGAAAAAATTAGGTTTAACTTTTGCACTCATTACAAGTGTTGGTATCGTGGGCTGTGCAAATCAAGATGTGTACGGTGGTAATGTTTATACTGGCTCTCAAGCAAAAGAAGCACGTTCAATTAGTTATGGAAAAATTGTTGCTGTTCGTGATGTTTTAATTCAAGCTCGCAGTGAAGGAGTTGTTGGAGGCATTGGCGGTGGTGCATTAGGTGGCGTGCTTGGTTCGACTATTGGCGGTGGAAAAGGACGTGATGTTGCAGCCGCTGTAGGTGCTATTGCAGGAGCGGTTATTGGTACTAAAGCAGAACAAAAAATGAATCAAGTTGACTCTATGGAACTGGTTATCCGTAAAGATAATGGTAAAGAAATCGTTGTTGTTCAGAAAAAAGAAGCGGGTTTTGTAGCGGGTAAACGTGTAAGAATAGTGGGTTCATCATCCGATCTTAATGTTTCATTGCTTTAA
- a CDS encoding ABC transporter ATP-binding protein, protein MKLLEVKDLNVYLKTDDALVHAVQGISFDVEKGQTLGIVGESGSGKSVTSMSIMQLLPENIVSYGDNSEIIFEEQSILTLSEKEMRDLRGGRIGMIFQEPMTSLNPFMRIGTQIIESVITHQPHLSKKEAKQLTLDTLNIVKIPDAEKKMACYPHEFSGGQLQRIMIAMAIINKPDLLIADEPTTALDVTTQAEILDLMLDIQKEMGMAIILISHDLRLIHKYSNDVCVMQNGKIIEKGNTDDVFNHPQHSYTQELLNPIPDTLKPAPDEDAKDLIVLENVDVNYVVTRSWLGKPKKVFNAVKNISLNLKKGETLGIVGESGSGKSTLGRAVMQILDYTGDIYFDKRDIPLLSKEDRQALKKDMQMVFQDPFNSLSPRLTIGEIIGEGLLVHFPKMSKQERRERVMKMLEEVNLSPSMINRYPHEFSGGQRQRIAIARAMILEPKFVLLDEPTSALDRSTQLTVIELLNSLQKKYDLSYLFISHDLSVVKALSNHVMVMQQGEVVESGDTQQIFHNPQHHYTQHLIEASNL, encoded by the coding sequence ATGAAATTACTCGAAGTAAAAGATTTGAATGTTTACCTCAAAACGGACGATGCACTTGTACATGCCGTGCAAGGAATATCCTTTGATGTAGAGAAGGGACAAACATTAGGCATTGTAGGAGAATCTGGCTCAGGAAAATCTGTTACTTCAATGTCCATTATGCAATTACTTCCAGAAAATATCGTCTCTTATGGAGATAATTCTGAAATTATTTTCGAAGAACAATCTATTTTAACGCTTTCAGAAAAAGAAATGCGAGATTTGCGTGGTGGGCGTATTGGTATGATTTTCCAAGAACCAATGACCTCACTAAATCCTTTTATGCGAATTGGCACTCAAATTATAGAGTCAGTCATCACTCACCAACCTCACTTATCTAAAAAAGAAGCAAAACAATTAACACTAGATACCTTAAATATTGTAAAAATTCCAGATGCAGAAAAAAAAATGGCCTGCTATCCACACGAATTTTCAGGTGGTCAACTTCAAAGAATTATGATTGCAATGGCGATTATCAATAAACCTGATTTGTTAATCGCAGATGAACCTACTACAGCACTTGATGTGACGACTCAGGCTGAAATTTTAGATTTGATGTTAGACATTCAGAAAGAAATGGGGATGGCGATTATCTTAATTTCACACGATCTACGTCTTATACATAAATACAGTAATGATGTTTGTGTTATGCAAAACGGTAAAATTATTGAAAAAGGTAATACTGATGACGTATTTAACCATCCTCAACATTCTTATACACAAGAATTATTAAATCCTATTCCAGACACTTTAAAACCAGCACCAGATGAAGATGCAAAGGATCTCATTGTACTAGAAAATGTTGATGTGAATTATGTAGTAACACGTTCGTGGCTTGGAAAACCTAAAAAAGTATTTAATGCCGTTAAAAATATTTCACTTAACTTAAAAAAAGGTGAAACACTCGGTATTGTGGGTGAATCAGGCTCAGGAAAATCAACGCTGGGACGTGCGGTTATGCAAATTTTAGATTATACAGGTGATATTTATTTTGATAAACGTGACATTCCCCTCCTTTCAAAAGAAGATCGTCAAGCGTTGAAAAAAGATATGCAAATGGTCTTCCAAGACCCCTTTAATTCACTTTCACCTCGTTTAACTATAGGTGAAATTATTGGTGAAGGTCTATTAGTACATTTTCCTAAAATGAGTAAACAAGAACGCCGTGAACGAGTGATGAAAATGTTAGAAGAAGTAAATTTATCTCCTTCGATGATTAATCGCTATCCACACGAATTCTCAGGTGGACAACGTCAGCGTATTGCCATTGCACGTGCAATGATTTTAGAGCCAAAATTTGTATTACTTGATGAACCAACTTCAGCACTCGATCGCTCAACGCAATTAACCGTTATTGAGTTATTAAACAGCTTGCAGAAAAAATATGACTTAAGCTATTTGTTTATTAGTCACGATCTATCTGTTGTTAAAGCATTAAGTAATCACGTAATGGTAATGCAACAAGGTGAAGTAGTAGAAAGTGGGGACACACAACAAATCTTCCATAATCCTCAGCACCACTATACTCAACATTTGATTGAGGCCTCTAATTTATAG
- the trmB gene encoding tRNA (guanosine(46)-N7)-methyltransferase TrmB, whose protein sequence is MTTQKTFADKKRKTVEQAEFTEDGRYKRKVRSFVLRTGRLSERQRKMMNDNWKIFGLDYQQTPFDFNAIFGNDNPVILEIGFGMGKSLVEMAEQNPDKNYIGIEVHTPGVGACIAYAVEKNVKNLRVICHDATEILRDSIANSSLQGLQLYFPDPWHKSKHHKRRIVQPEFITQILEKLTDSGFIHFATDWENYAEWMLEVLQQFQTKLVNQSPTNDYIPRPDFRPLTKFEERGKNLGHNVWDLYFIKK, encoded by the coding sequence ATGACAACACAAAAAACATTTGCAGATAAAAAGCGTAAAACCGTTGAACAAGCAGAATTTACAGAAGATGGCCGTTATAAACGTAAGGTACGCAGTTTTGTATTACGTACAGGGCGTTTAAGTGAACGACAACGTAAAATGATGAATGATAATTGGAAAATCTTTGGATTGGATTATCAACAGACCCCTTTTGATTTTAATGCTATTTTTGGTAATGATAATCCTGTTATTTTAGAGATTGGTTTTGGGATGGGAAAATCTCTGGTAGAGATGGCAGAACAAAATCCTGATAAAAACTATATTGGGATAGAGGTTCATACACCAGGAGTCGGAGCGTGTATTGCTTATGCCGTTGAGAAAAATGTCAAAAATCTGCGAGTTATTTGCCACGATGCCACCGAAATTCTACGTGATAGTATTGCCAACTCCTCATTACAGGGTCTACAACTTTATTTTCCTGATCCTTGGCATAAATCTAAACACCATAAACGCCGTATTGTACAACCTGAATTTATTACTCAAATTTTGGAAAAACTAACAGATTCTGGTTTTATTCATTTTGCAACTGATTGGGAAAACTATGCGGAATGGATGTTAGAGGTTTTACAACAATTTCAAACAAAGCTAGTGAATCAATCTCCTACCAATGACTATATTCCTCGACCTGATTTTCGTCCTTTAACCAAGTTTGAAGAGCGAGGTAAAAATTTAGGTCATAATGTGTGGGATCTCTATTTTATTAAAAAGTAA
- a CDS encoding beta-ketoacyl-ACP synthase III, with protein sequence MYSRILSTGSYLPSQVRTNADLEQMVDTSDEWITQRTGIKERRIAASDETVATMGYEAAKKCVEMSSIDPNEIDLIIVATTTSSHSFPSSACQVQKMLGIENAISFDVAAACSGFVYGLSVADQFIKTGQVKKALVIGADIFSQVLDPNDRTTVILFGDGAGAVILETSEETGILSTHLHATGKNADVLTLECPSRLPHCDPAYLEMLGNETFKIAVRELANVVEEALVHNQLDRSEIDWLVPHQANLRIITATAKKLKMAMDQVVLTLERHGNTSAASIPAALDEAVRDGRIQRGQILLLEAFGGGLTWGSALIRF encoded by the coding sequence ATGTATAGCAGAATTTTATCAACAGGTAGTTACTTACCTAGTCAAGTTCGTACTAATGCCGATCTTGAACAAATGGTTGATACATCAGACGAGTGGATTACACAGCGAACAGGAATCAAAGAACGTAGGATTGCAGCGAGTGATGAAACCGTTGCAACAATGGGTTATGAAGCCGCAAAGAAATGTGTTGAAATGTCATCTATTGATCCTAATGAGATCGATTTAATCATTGTTGCTACCACTACATCAAGTCACTCTTTTCCTAGCTCTGCTTGCCAAGTACAAAAAATGTTAGGTATTGAAAATGCCATTTCGTTTGATGTAGCAGCAGCTTGTTCTGGCTTTGTGTATGGATTAAGTGTTGCAGATCAGTTTATTAAAACAGGACAGGTAAAAAAAGCCTTAGTGATTGGTGCTGATATATTTTCACAAGTATTAGACCCTAATGATCGTACTACCGTTATTTTGTTCGGTGATGGTGCAGGAGCAGTAATTTTAGAAACCTCGGAAGAGACAGGTATTTTATCTACTCACTTACACGCAACAGGAAAAAATGCCGATGTGCTTACGCTAGAATGCCCATCACGTTTACCACATTGTGATCCTGCTTATTTAGAAATGCTAGGTAATGAAACATTTAAAATTGCGGTGCGAGAATTAGCAAATGTTGTAGAGGAAGCGTTAGTTCATAATCAATTAGATCGTAGTGAGATTGATTGGCTTGTACCTCATCAAGCAAATTTACGTATTATTACCGCTACCGCTAAAAAATTAAAAATGGCAATGGATCAGGTTGTATTGACTCTTGAGCGTCACGGTAATACTTCAGCCGCTTCTATTCCAGCTGCTTTGGATGAAGCTGTTCGAGATGGTCGTATTCAGCGAGGACAAATCTTATTATTAGAAGCCTTTGGTGGCGGTTTAACTTGGGGATCAGCACTGATTCGTTTTTAA
- the rpmF gene encoding 50S ribosomal protein L32 gives MAVQQNRKTRSKRGMRRSHDALTTAAVSVDDRGETHLRHHVSADGFYKGRKIK, from the coding sequence ATGGCTGTTCAACAAAACCGTAAGACTCGTTCAAAACGTGGTATGCGTCGTTCACACGATGCTTTAACAACTGCTGCAGTATCTGTAGATGATCGTGGTGAAACTCATTTACGTCATCACGTAAGTGCAGATGGTTTCTATAAAGGTCGTAAAATTAAGTAA
- the erpA gene encoding iron-sulfur cluster insertion protein ErpA, translated as MSEINVPLIFTDAAANKVKSLIEGEDNPNLRLRVYITGGGCSGFQYGFTFDEAVNDGDLTIENQNVGLVVDPMSLQYLIGGTVDYIEGLEGSRFVVNNPNASSTCGCGSSFTI; from the coding sequence ATGAGCGAGATTAATGTTCCTCTTATCTTTACTGATGCAGCGGCGAATAAAGTAAAGAGTCTAATTGAGGGTGAGGACAATCCAAACCTCCGCTTGCGAGTTTATATTACAGGTGGAGGTTGTAGTGGCTTCCAGTATGGTTTTACTTTTGATGAAGCTGTCAACGATGGAGATTTAACCATTGAAAATCAAAATGTTGGGCTTGTTGTGGATCCAATGAGTTTACAATATTTAATTGGTGGAACAGTTGATTATATTGAAGGGTTAGAGGGTTCTCGCTTTGTGGTAAATAATCCTAATGCGAGTTCAACTTGTGGTTGTGGCTCCTCATTTACTATCTAA
- the slyD gene encoding peptidylprolyl isomerase yields the protein MKITKNSVPSIAYQVRTQEGVLVDEAPTNQPLDYLHGHQNLVVGLENALQGKAVGDTFEVRVKPEEGYGEYNENMVQRVPKEVFQGVDELEVGMRFIADTDIGPLPVVITEVDETEVVVDGNHMLAGQELLFSVEVVAVRVATDEEIAHGHIHQQEGGCCGHNHDDDHECCGHDHDDDHKCCGDHKKEKQKGKKGSCGCGCKH from the coding sequence ATGAAAATTACTAAAAATTCTGTACCAAGTATTGCCTATCAAGTTCGTACTCAAGAAGGGGTGTTAGTTGATGAAGCACCAACTAATCAGCCTTTAGACTATTTACATGGTCATCAAAACCTTGTAGTTGGTTTAGAAAATGCACTGCAAGGTAAAGCTGTGGGAGATACTTTCGAAGTTCGAGTAAAACCAGAAGAAGGCTACGGTGAATATAATGAAAATATGGTACAACGTGTACCTAAAGAAGTGTTTCAAGGTGTTGATGAATTAGAAGTAGGTATGCGTTTTATTGCAGATACTGATATTGGCCCTTTACCTGTTGTGATCACAGAAGTAGATGAAACAGAAGTTGTGGTTGATGGTAACCATATGCTAGCAGGTCAAGAGTTATTATTCAGTGTTGAAGTTGTTGCAGTACGTGTTGCAACAGATGAAGAAATTGCTCATGGTCACATCCATCAACAAGAAGGTGGTTGTTGTGGACATAATCACGATGATGATCACGAATGTTGCGGTCACGATCACGATGATGATCACAAATGTTGTGGTGATCATAAAAAAGAAAAACAAAAAGGTAAAAAGGGTAGCTGTGGTTGCGGCTGTAAACATTAG